The proteins below come from a single Gimesia alba genomic window:
- a CDS encoding type II toxin-antitoxin system RelE/ParE family toxin, with translation MTFQVELSRRAESDIKSAYAYIRKHGPADPKAWKAGLEQKLTGFETFPEACGLAPENEFVKVEIRQALYGPFRIVFTIREQIVFVLTVRHAARLSLQRDELDKIK, from the coding sequence ATGACATTTCAAGTAGAACTCTCACGTCGGGCAGAGTCGGATATTAAAAGTGCCTACGCTTATATCCGTAAGCATGGACCGGCAGATCCGAAAGCCTGGAAAGCCGGTCTTGAGCAAAAACTGACTGGCTTCGAAACCTTTCCGGAAGCCTGTGGTTTGGCTCCCGAAAATGAGTTTGTCAAAGTAGAAATCCGCCAGGCTCTTTACGGCCCGTTTCGGATTGTCTTTACCATTCGGGAGCAAATCGTGTTTGTGCTTACCGTTCGCCATGCAGCCCGTCTTTCACTTCAGCGTGATGAATTAGACAAAATCAAATAG
- a CDS encoding N-6 DNA methylase, with product MAKEQFIYSHTRQLFNTVESVSQRSGVSRGKAFEDLLEACVAALAAETIEPSYFEAINDHLEGSQGKRGVDLFPKFLAQLIEGMSEQGQDLLGDLFEGSISYGEKGQFLTPESVSQLLANLTIDAEGETDEGHATTFNDPCCGTGRMLLKAGENNPKAGLFGQDIDARCVRITALNLGLRGKYGYVVCGNSLTLESKFAYRIGSFYHESPNGRRRGVIREIPLEEAPIPFVSDTTRQAAQDLFAHEAVPLKTNQKKQIPSNIIEVPQWLFLLEQRMDNVNSEKDTDQIEKEEPPSTRSVSEQDNAKTQRKLF from the coding sequence ATGGCCAAAGAACAATTCATTTATTCCCACACCCGGCAGCTATTCAATACGGTGGAAAGCGTTTCCCAGAGATCGGGCGTTAGTCGTGGAAAGGCTTTCGAAGACTTATTGGAGGCGTGTGTTGCCGCTCTGGCCGCTGAAACAATAGAACCTTCCTATTTTGAGGCAATCAACGACCATTTAGAGGGCTCTCAGGGAAAACGGGGCGTTGATTTGTTTCCGAAGTTCCTCGCACAGTTGATCGAGGGCATGTCGGAGCAGGGTCAAGATTTACTTGGGGATTTGTTTGAAGGGAGTATTTCATATGGGGAGAAGGGGCAGTTTTTGACTCCAGAATCCGTTTCGCAACTTCTGGCAAATTTGACTATTGATGCCGAAGGTGAAACGGATGAGGGGCATGCGACTACTTTTAACGATCCCTGTTGCGGGACCGGGCGAATGCTCTTGAAAGCGGGAGAGAACAATCCGAAAGCAGGATTATTTGGGCAGGATATTGATGCGCGCTGTGTGCGGATCACAGCACTGAATCTCGGCTTACGAGGCAAGTATGGTTATGTTGTTTGTGGGAATTCATTGACACTGGAATCGAAGTTCGCCTACCGGATTGGCAGTTTCTACCACGAATCTCCCAATGGCAGACGTCGCGGTGTGATCCGTGAAATTCCACTTGAAGAGGCACCGATACCCTTTGTCTCTGACACGACACGACAAGCAGCACAGGATTTATTCGCTCATGAGGCGGTCCCACTGAAAACGAACCAGAAAAAGCAAATACCCTCCAATATCATTGAAGTTCCACAGTGGTTATTCCTTCTGGAACAGCGTATGGACAATGTGAATTCTGAAAAAGACACAGATCAAATCGAGAAAGAAGAACCGCCAAGCACTCGATCAGTGTCTGAACAGGACAACGCCAAAACACAGAGAAAATTGTTTTAA
- a CDS encoding RNA polymerase sigma factor has translation MVKFNHTQHIEQLIWANHDGSRWNHDPLDPDRAARLSEELKQAVREDLNNRLGIGLHYAGDYTEREIAEIIDKSPSTVHRTIPMAMRLLRVYFLVTLIGEWLDKYGACLLSMQSAKTINWEHDGYFVTTQYHHSMRKRPGREQLLRLLKQQRRLLELAADLDATNFVPYVACWKEKQANRWCVDFPLYFKDRGAAIAFAKDNGVNFIFHIASSSIEIM, from the coding sequence ATGGTAAAATTTAATCATACACAACATATTGAGCAGTTAATCTGGGCCAATCATGATGGAAGCCGATGGAATCATGATCCGCTCGATCCGGATCGCGCTGCGCGTCTCAGCGAAGAACTTAAACAGGCCGTGAGGGAAGATTTGAACAATCGACTCGGCATTGGTCTGCATTATGCAGGCGATTACACTGAACGTGAGATCGCCGAAATTATCGATAAATCTCCGTCAACCGTACACAGAACGATCCCGATGGCAATGCGATTATTGCGCGTGTATTTCTTAGTTACTCTGATAGGAGAGTGGCTTGATAAATATGGTGCCTGCCTGCTTTCCATGCAGTCTGCTAAAACTATCAACTGGGAACACGATGGTTATTTCGTCACCACACAATACCATCATTCCATGCGGAAACGTCCTGGTCGGGAACAACTCCTCCGGCTTCTTAAACAGCAACGACGACTGCTTGAATTAGCGGCCGACCTGGATGCAACCAATTTCGTACCCTATGTCGCTTGCTGGAAAGAGAAACAAGCCAATCGCTGGTGCGTTGATTTTCCGTTGTATTTCAAAGACCGCGGTGCCGCAATCGCATTCGCCAAGGACAATGGTGTGAACTTCATTTTTCACATTGCTTCCAGCAGTATCGAGATAATGTAA